One genomic window of Microbacterium sp. BH-3-3-3 includes the following:
- the eccCa gene encoding type VII secretion protein EccCa, whose amino-acid sequence MSTGPRIAPPSLPNGRIVLQPPPELVPNEGGSGILTSLLPMLGSVGAIVMVTISNSGPTGFLIGGMFLLSSLGFVAVNGWRQRAQRNAEVLGNRREYLAYLSDLRETVRVAARKQRRHGGWIMPAPAALPYIAEERSRVWERQPGDETFLLARIGVADQPLSLALEAPELPPLAQLDPVAASAAHRFMLTHEIQRDLPLGFPLGDYARIELVGADEDAVRSLARSLVASAATLHDPEDVIVAVLAGPAQTAAWDWVKWLPHAMSSRVQDRLGPARMISGSLDELVDMLPTQLAGRPRFAPGGGVTPHVVLVVDGVDTMAHASFAGLEGAQGVTVIDLPSRWDELDDPSIARVALAETVAPVRPRRGETAAVVAPAEFIDGAGRAQTFYPDAMTIAEAEATARRLMPLRPAPMVVVDAPTTQGQAELTELLGLPDVRAVDFDQAWSPRLERDRLRVPIGQEPSGAPLILDLKESASQGMGPHGVMVGATGSGKSEVLRTLVLALAMTHSPEQLNFVLVDFKGGATFAGMADMPHVSAVITNLGAELALVDRFQDALQGEIVRRQELLRASGNFANVGEYEAARRGGRSDLAPLPALLVVVDEFSELLSAKPEFVDSFLNIGRVGRSLHVHLLLASQRLEEGKLRGLDTYLSYRIGLRTFSAAESRTIIGTPDAYTLPQEPGVGFLKSDTENLVQFRAAYVSGRPRGNPGVAVDEFDAVSSGPARVEVFTAMAQPDDDTDIEMDAAPAAISAPVAEKRSTFQIAVDRMKDRGPEAHQVWLPPLAEPSPLDELMPDLAEDPVLGLVSRRWRDAGALTVPIGVVDIPLEQRRDHLTVSLGGAAGHVAIVGSPLSGKSTLARTLVSALALTGTPQELQFFVLDFGGGGFTAMQRHPHVAGVATRTEPEAVRRAVAEVEAVLDAREQYFRRNAVDSIETYRSRRRDGRLDDGFGDVFLVVDGWSTLRAEFEPLEARIQTIAARGLSFGVHVVVTANRWLEIRAALKDLIQTRVELRLGDPTDSDVDRKQAANVAAGQPGRGLSATKLQMLTSVPRIDGSGDAGTLADGVADMIGKVAAAWHGEPGPKMRLLPETISLDEVRALAAPDDPRLLLGIEEAQLSPFGVDPRVESHLFVYGDSGMGKSAFLRGVAKEIQRLYTPAEAKIFVVDYRRALLGEIPDDYLGAYLTSHDLATGGMNDLAQYFSTRIPGPDVTPTQLRERSWWKGAEGFILVDDYDLVATSQGNPLAVLQPLLAQAGDLGLHVILTRRSGGASRAAYDPIIQRFTDLGVTGILLGGNPEEGALIGRVKPERAAPGRAQIVSREHGLVASQLVFSPPTS is encoded by the coding sequence GTGAGCACGGGTCCGCGCATCGCCCCGCCGTCGCTGCCGAACGGGCGGATCGTGCTGCAGCCGCCGCCCGAGCTCGTGCCGAACGAGGGCGGCAGCGGCATCCTGACCTCGCTCCTGCCGATGCTCGGCAGCGTGGGCGCCATCGTGATGGTCACCATCTCGAACAGCGGGCCGACGGGCTTCCTCATCGGCGGCATGTTCCTGCTGTCGTCGCTGGGCTTCGTCGCCGTCAACGGCTGGCGTCAGCGCGCCCAGCGAAACGCCGAGGTGCTGGGCAATCGACGCGAGTACCTCGCGTACCTGTCCGACCTCCGCGAGACCGTGCGGGTCGCCGCGCGCAAGCAGCGTCGCCACGGCGGATGGATCATGCCCGCTCCCGCCGCCCTGCCCTACATCGCCGAGGAGCGGTCCCGCGTCTGGGAACGCCAGCCGGGCGATGAGACGTTCCTCCTCGCGCGCATCGGCGTCGCCGATCAGCCGCTCAGCCTCGCGCTCGAGGCACCCGAGCTGCCGCCCCTGGCGCAACTCGATCCGGTCGCCGCCTCGGCCGCCCACCGCTTCATGCTGACGCACGAGATCCAGCGCGACCTTCCTCTCGGCTTCCCCCTGGGCGACTACGCGCGCATCGAGCTCGTGGGCGCCGACGAAGACGCCGTGCGCAGCCTCGCGCGCTCGCTCGTCGCCTCGGCGGCGACGCTGCACGATCCCGAGGACGTGATCGTCGCGGTGCTCGCCGGCCCCGCGCAGACGGCCGCCTGGGACTGGGTGAAGTGGCTGCCGCACGCGATGTCGTCGCGGGTGCAGGACCGGCTCGGCCCCGCGCGCATGATCTCGGGCTCGCTCGACGAGCTCGTCGACATGCTGCCGACCCAGCTCGCCGGTCGTCCGCGGTTCGCGCCCGGCGGCGGGGTCACCCCGCACGTCGTTCTCGTCGTCGACGGTGTCGACACGATGGCGCACGCCTCGTTCGCGGGGCTCGAGGGCGCGCAGGGCGTCACCGTGATCGACCTGCCCTCGCGGTGGGACGAGCTCGACGATCCGTCGATCGCGCGCGTGGCGCTCGCCGAGACCGTGGCTCCCGTGCGGCCCCGCCGCGGCGAGACCGCGGCCGTCGTCGCGCCCGCGGAGTTCATCGACGGCGCGGGGCGTGCGCAGACCTTCTACCCGGATGCCATGACCATCGCCGAGGCCGAGGCCACCGCGCGCCGGCTCATGCCGCTGCGGCCCGCGCCCATGGTGGTCGTCGACGCGCCGACGACGCAGGGTCAGGCCGAGCTGACGGAACTGCTCGGCCTTCCCGACGTGCGCGCGGTCGACTTCGACCAGGCGTGGAGCCCGCGCCTCGAGCGCGACCGCTTGCGCGTCCCGATCGGTCAGGAGCCGTCGGGGGCGCCGCTCATCCTCGACCTGAAAGAGTCCGCCTCGCAGGGTATGGGGCCCCACGGCGTGATGGTGGGGGCGACCGGTTCGGGTAAGTCCGAGGTGCTCCGCACCCTCGTGCTCGCGCTCGCGATGACCCACTCGCCCGAGCAGTTGAACTTCGTCCTCGTCGACTTCAAGGGCGGCGCGACCTTCGCGGGCATGGCCGACATGCCCCACGTCTCGGCCGTCATCACCAACCTGGGGGCCGAGCTCGCTCTGGTGGACCGCTTCCAGGACGCCCTGCAGGGCGAGATCGTGCGCCGTCAGGAGCTGCTGCGCGCGTCGGGCAACTTCGCCAACGTCGGCGAGTACGAGGCGGCGCGCCGCGGCGGTCGCTCCGATCTTGCTCCGCTCCCGGCCCTGCTGGTCGTCGTCGACGAGTTCTCGGAGCTGCTGTCGGCCAAACCCGAGTTCGTCGACAGCTTCCTCAACATCGGGCGCGTCGGCCGATCGCTCCACGTGCATCTGCTCCTGGCATCCCAGCGCCTCGAAGAGGGCAAGCTGCGCGGGCTCGACACGTATCTGTCGTACCGGATCGGTCTGCGCACCTTCTCGGCCGCCGAGTCGCGCACGATCATCGGCACGCCCGACGCGTACACGCTGCCGCAGGAACCGGGCGTGGGCTTTCTCAAGAGCGACACCGAGAACCTCGTGCAGTTCCGCGCGGCGTACGTGTCGGGGCGGCCGAGGGGCAACCCCGGCGTCGCCGTCGACGAGTTCGACGCCGTCTCGTCGGGGCCTGCGCGGGTCGAGGTGTTCACGGCCATGGCCCAGCCCGACGACGACACCGACATCGAGATGGATGCCGCGCCGGCGGCGATCTCGGCGCCCGTCGCCGAGAAGCGGTCGACGTTCCAGATCGCCGTGGACCGCATGAAGGACCGCGGTCCCGAGGCCCACCAGGTGTGGCTGCCGCCGCTGGCCGAACCGTCCCCCCTCGACGAGCTCATGCCCGACCTGGCGGAAGACCCCGTGCTGGGCCTCGTCTCGCGCCGGTGGCGTGACGCCGGAGCCCTCACCGTGCCGATCGGTGTCGTCGACATCCCGCTGGAGCAGCGCCGCGACCACCTCACGGTCTCGCTCGGCGGTGCGGCCGGTCACGTCGCGATCGTCGGTTCGCCGCTGAGCGGCAAGTCCACGCTCGCGCGCACCCTCGTCTCGGCGCTGGCGCTGACGGGCACCCCGCAGGAGCTGCAGTTCTTCGTGCTCGATTTCGGCGGCGGCGGCTTCACGGCGATGCAGCGGCACCCGCACGTGGCCGGTGTCGCCACGCGAACCGAGCCCGAGGCCGTGCGTCGCGCGGTGGCCGAGGTCGAGGCCGTGCTCGACGCGCGCGAGCAGTACTTCCGCCGCAACGCCGTCGACTCCATCGAGACGTACCGCTCGCGACGGCGCGACGGGCGGCTCGACGACGGCTTCGGCGACGTCTTCCTCGTGGTCGACGGGTGGTCGACGCTTCGGGCCGAGTTCGAGCCCCTCGAAGCCCGCATCCAGACGATCGCCGCGCGCGGCCTGAGCTTCGGCGTGCACGTCGTGGTGACCGCGAACCGGTGGCTCGAGATCCGCGCGGCACTCAAAGACCTCATCCAGACGCGGGTCGAGCTGCGTCTGGGCGACCCGACCGACTCCGACGTCGACCGCAAGCAGGCGGCCAACGTGGCCGCGGGCCAACCCGGCCGTGGTCTCAGCGCGACCAAGCTGCAGATGCTCACCTCGGTGCCGCGCATCGACGGCTCCGGCGACGCGGGCACCCTCGCCGACGGTGTGGCCGACATGATCGGCAAGGTCGCCGCCGCCTGGCACGGCGAGCCCGGGCCGAAGATGCGACTGCTCCCCGAGACGATCTCGCTCGACGAGGTGCGCGCGCTCGCCGCGCCCGACGACCCGCGCCTGCTGCTCGGCATCGAGGAGGCGCAGCTGTCGCCCTTCGGCGTCGACCCGCGCGTCGAGTCGCACCTGTTCGTCTACGGCGACTCGGGAATGGGCAAGTCGGCGTTCCTGCGGGGCGTGGCGAAAGAGATCCAGCGCCTGTACACGCCCGCCGAGGCGAAGATCTTCGTCGTCGACTACCGTCGCGCGCTGCTCGGTGAGATCCCCGACGACTACCTCGGGGCCTATCTCACCTCGCACGACCTGGCCACGGGCGGAATGAACGACCTCGCGCAGTACTTCTCCACGCGCATCCCCGGCCCCGACGTGACCCCCACGCAGCTGCGCGAACGCAGCTGGTGGAAGGGCGCCGAGGGCTTCATCCTGGTCGACGACTACGACCTCGTCGCCACCAGCCAGGGCAACCCTCTCGCGGTGTTGCAGCCGCTGCTGGCGCAGGCCGGCGACCTCGGTCTGCACGTCATCCTGACGCGTCGGTCGGGCGGTGCGAGCCGAGCGGCCTACGACCCGATCATCCAGCGCTTCACCGATCTCGGCGTGACCGGCATCCTGCTGGGGGGGAACCCCGAAGAGGGCGCCTTGATCGGTCGGGTCAAGCCCGAGCGGGCAGCGCCGGGTCGGGCACAGATCGTCAGCCGCGAGCACGGTCTCGTCGCCTCGCAGCTGGTCTTCTCGCCGCCGACGAGCTGA
- a CDS encoding WXG100 family type VII secretion target: MSDRISAGEGALVRGAEVVAGTHADIADSARRVLAELDELRANWTGDAATAYGVLVNEWTAGANRLNDVLVTLSAALTATARDQEAVEEAHSTTIHGLGSLLGGE, from the coding sequence ATGTCTGATCGCATCTCCGCGGGCGAGGGCGCCCTCGTCCGAGGCGCCGAAGTGGTGGCGGGCACGCACGCCGACATCGCCGACAGCGCCCGCCGGGTCCTCGCCGAGCTCGACGAGCTGCGCGCCAACTGGACGGGCGACGCCGCCACGGCGTACGGGGTGCTGGTGAACGAGTGGACGGCCGGGGCGAACCGTCTCAACGACGTGCTGGTCACCCTCAGCGCCGCCCTGACCGCGACGGCGCGTGACCAGGAAGCCGTCGAAGAGGCGCACAGCACGACGATCCACGGGCTGGGCTCACTGCTGGGAGGCGAATGA
- a CDS encoding WXG100 family type VII secretion target, translated as MQSMSVRPEQVIALSGQIRNGASGIRTRLDDLESQVGALRASWDGEAQTAYDQAQAQWTQSITRLNELLQQIAAKTDEMAQGYTSTDKSAAGRFV; from the coding sequence ATGCAGTCCATGTCCGTTCGTCCCGAGCAGGTCATCGCCCTCTCCGGTCAGATCCGCAACGGTGCCTCCGGCATCCGCACCCGTCTCGACGACCTCGAGTCGCAGGTCGGCGCGCTGCGCGCCTCCTGGGACGGTGAAGCGCAGACCGCTTACGACCAGGCCCAGGCTCAGTGGACGCAGTCCATCACGCGCCTGAACGAACTGCTCCAGCAGATCGCCGCCAAGACCGACGAGATGGCCCAGGGTTACACCTCGACCGACAAGTCCGCCGCCGGCCGCTTCGTCTGA
- the recQ gene encoding DNA helicase RecQ — translation MTYPGAAPESYADAPPESYDTPDDPYAGADWDPDLFAPPDDLDAPPPPTDAANSRFARAAVATGTARELPAVRDFTGRDPREVLHEVYGYDAFRGDQADIVQHVVDGGDAVVLMPTGGGKSVTYQVPALVRPGTGLVVSPLIALMHDQVEALIANGVRAGYLNSTQAPAERQAVEQAFLAGELDLLYVAPERLNGAQTLGLLSRGRLSVIAIDEAHCVSQWGHDFRPDYLALGDLAERFPGVPRMALTATATTATAQEIVERLRLRDARGFVASFDRPNIQYRIDAKVDPRRQLVQFIKAQPEGSAGIVYALSRKSVEQMAAYLCTQGLDALPYHAGLDASVRAANQSRFLRDDGVIMVATIAFGMGIDKPDVRFVAHIDLPKSVEGYYQETGRAGRDGDPSVVWMAYGLGDVVQQRRMIDQSPGDRSYKMRLGQHLDAMLALCETVGCRRQNLLEYFGQKSDPCGNCDTCLTPPDTWDGLVAAQKLLSTIVRLQRERGQAFGAGHLIDILRGAKTERIAQQGHDRLSTYGLGADLSDQDWRSVIRQLLARGIIAAQGDYGTLALSEASAGVLRGESPVPLRRDALGRTGGGGSTRQRKSSADDVAPADRDLFEALRAWRAEKAREQGVPAYIVFGDATLRAIAAARPASTGDLDGITGIGAKKREAYGDGILTVVAAN, via the coding sequence GTGACATATCCCGGCGCCGCACCCGAGTCGTACGCCGACGCGCCGCCCGAGTCGTACGACACCCCCGACGACCCCTACGCGGGAGCGGACTGGGACCCCGATCTGTTCGCCCCGCCCGACGACCTCGACGCCCCGCCGCCGCCGACGGATGCCGCGAACTCGCGGTTCGCCCGCGCCGCGGTCGCGACGGGCACCGCCCGCGAGCTCCCGGCCGTGCGCGACTTCACCGGACGCGATCCGCGCGAGGTGCTGCACGAGGTCTACGGCTACGACGCGTTCCGCGGCGACCAGGCCGACATCGTGCAGCACGTCGTCGACGGCGGCGACGCGGTGGTGCTCATGCCCACCGGCGGCGGCAAGAGCGTCACGTACCAGGTGCCCGCCCTCGTGCGCCCGGGCACGGGCCTGGTCGTCAGCCCGCTGATCGCCCTCATGCACGACCAGGTCGAGGCGCTCATCGCCAACGGCGTGCGTGCCGGGTACCTCAACTCCACGCAGGCCCCCGCCGAGCGGCAGGCGGTGGAACAGGCCTTCCTCGCCGGCGAGCTCGATCTGCTCTACGTCGCCCCCGAGCGCCTCAACGGCGCGCAGACGCTGGGGCTGCTGTCGCGCGGACGCCTGAGCGTCATCGCGATCGACGAGGCCCATTGCGTGTCGCAGTGGGGTCACGACTTCCGACCCGACTACCTCGCGCTGGGCGACCTCGCCGAGCGGTTCCCCGGTGTGCCGCGCATGGCCCTCACCGCCACCGCGACCACGGCGACCGCGCAAGAGATCGTCGAACGTCTCCGTCTGCGCGACGCCCGCGGCTTCGTCGCCAGCTTCGATCGCCCGAACATCCAGTACCGCATCGACGCCAAGGTCGACCCGCGTCGTCAGCTGGTGCAGTTCATCAAGGCGCAGCCCGAGGGCTCGGCGGGCATCGTGTACGCGCTCAGCCGCAAGAGCGTCGAGCAGATGGCGGCGTACCTCTGCACGCAGGGGCTCGACGCGCTGCCGTACCACGCCGGTCTCGACGCCTCGGTGCGGGCGGCGAACCAGTCGCGCTTCCTCCGCGACGACGGCGTCATCATGGTCGCCACGATCGCCTTCGGAATGGGCATCGACAAGCCCGACGTGCGCTTCGTGGCGCACATCGACCTGCCGAAGTCCGTCGAAGGCTACTACCAAGAGACGGGCCGCGCCGGCCGCGACGGCGATCCCTCGGTCGTCTGGATGGCCTACGGCCTGGGCGACGTCGTGCAGCAGCGCCGCATGATCGACCAGTCGCCGGGCGACCGCTCGTACAAGATGCGCCTGGGGCAGCACCTCGACGCCATGCTGGCGCTGTGCGAGACGGTCGGATGCCGTCGGCAGAACCTCCTCGAGTACTTCGGGCAGAAGTCCGACCCGTGCGGCAACTGCGACACCTGCCTCACCCCGCCCGACACCTGGGACGGCTTGGTCGCGGCGCAGAAGCTGCTGTCGACCATCGTGCGTCTTCAGCGCGAGCGGGGCCAGGCGTTCGGTGCGGGCCACCTCATCGACATCCTGCGCGGAGCCAAGACCGAGCGCATCGCCCAGCAGGGGCACGACCGACTGAGCACCTACGGGCTCGGCGCCGACCTGTCCGATCAGGACTGGCGCAGCGTCATCCGTCAGCTCCTCGCCCGCGGGATCATCGCCGCGCAGGGCGATTACGGCACGCTCGCGCTCAGCGAGGCGTCGGCCGGGGTGCTTCGGGGCGAGTCGCCCGTTCCCCTTCGCCGCGATGCTCTCGGGCGCACGGGCGGCGGCGGTTCGACCCGGCAGCGCAAGTCGAGCGCCGACGACGTCGCGCCCGCCGATCGCGACCTGTTCGAGGCCCTGCGCGCCTGGCGCGCCGAGAAGGCCCGCGAGCAGGGGGTTCCGGCGTACATCGTCTTCGGTGACGCCACTCTGCGCGCGATCGCGGCGGCGCGACCCGCCTCGACCGGCGACCTCGACGGCATCACCGGCATCGGTGCCAAGAAGCGCGAGGCGTACGGCGACGGCATCCTCACGGTGGTCGCGGCGAACTGA
- a CDS encoding WXG100 family type VII secretion target has protein sequence MADLIAAQEGALRRGAEAVNTAKSGIDEQVRKVRTELDQVAGFWTGAAAGSYTQLMQRWNEETTKLNNVLVTLEDALRGTERDQAASEESHQQTIGNLGSLLG, from the coding sequence GTGGCAGATCTCATCGCAGCCCAGGAGGGTGCGCTTCGTCGCGGAGCCGAAGCGGTCAACACCGCGAAGTCGGGCATCGACGAGCAGGTTCGCAAGGTTCGTACCGAGCTCGACCAGGTGGCCGGCTTCTGGACCGGCGCCGCCGCCGGTTCCTACACGCAGCTCATGCAGCGGTGGAACGAAGAGACCACCAAGCTCAACAACGTGCTCGTCACGCTCGAAGACGCTCTGCGCGGCACCGAGCGCGACCAGGCGGCCTCGGAAGAGTCGCACCAGCAGACCATCGGCAACCTGGGCTCGCTGCTCGGCTGA
- a CDS encoding S8 family serine peptidase, whose product MSAPRSAGRAVGAVLVATIVSFGAASPALAEGESDNPQENLAFWYSTYGVDAAHAAGLTGAGVKVGVIEKQINPDLPVFEGRNLRISDFPICSNAPEVKTADANSAARHGTTMTALLIGNGTGSGNINGVAPDADVTVYGYGPESDERCDVNSDEDISEFGLAVKTAVDDGNEIVYTAVGQPWDERDAPVIAYAIAKGVAVVSASANPSQLGDSETSVGALNGVVTTTAIDREGHIQKSSDGSDYVITHTTVVAGGFRIPGVGREGDWSATGSGTGSSNTAPLVAGMLALAAQKTPQATGNQLVQALIATTNDEVHTPARTDDGYGYGAAWLSSLLSVDPLQYPDETPLMDKPAGMPTAEQIATAKTQGYVAPAARSRSFDAYGDEPSGFDIGALVPWIIGAVVGFVVLAIVITIVIITISRRRKAEGGKSS is encoded by the coding sequence ATGAGCGCGCCCCGTTCCGCGGGCCGCGCCGTCGGCGCCGTTCTCGTCGCCACCATCGTCTCCTTCGGCGCCGCCTCCCCCGCCCTCGCGGAGGGCGAGAGCGACAACCCGCAAGAGAACCTCGCGTTCTGGTACTCCACCTACGGCGTCGACGCGGCGCACGCGGCCGGCCTCACCGGCGCGGGCGTCAAGGTCGGAGTCATCGAGAAGCAGATCAATCCCGACCTCCCGGTGTTCGAGGGACGCAACCTCCGCATTTCGGACTTCCCGATCTGCTCCAACGCCCCCGAGGTGAAGACGGCGGATGCCAACTCGGCAGCGCGTCACGGAACCACGATGACCGCACTGCTCATCGGCAACGGAACCGGGTCGGGCAACATCAACGGTGTGGCCCCCGACGCCGACGTCACCGTCTACGGATACGGGCCCGAGAGCGACGAGCGGTGCGACGTCAACTCCGACGAGGACATCAGCGAATTCGGATTGGCGGTCAAGACCGCCGTCGACGACGGCAACGAGATCGTCTACACGGCCGTCGGCCAGCCCTGGGACGAGCGGGACGCCCCGGTGATCGCGTACGCCATCGCGAAGGGTGTCGCCGTCGTCAGCGCCTCGGCGAACCCCAGCCAACTCGGCGACTCCGAGACCTCGGTCGGTGCGCTCAACGGCGTCGTGACCACCACGGCCATCGATCGCGAAGGCCACATCCAGAAGAGCTCGGACGGCTCGGACTACGTCATCACCCACACCACCGTGGTCGCCGGAGGGTTCCGGATCCCCGGGGTGGGGCGCGAAGGCGACTGGTCGGCCACCGGATCGGGGACGGGGTCGTCGAACACCGCTCCCCTGGTCGCGGGAATGCTCGCGTTGGCCGCCCAGAAGACGCCCCAGGCGACGGGGAACCAGCTGGTGCAGGCCCTCATCGCCACCACGAACGACGAGGTGCACACGCCGGCCCGCACCGATGACGGCTACGGCTACGGCGCCGCCTGGCTGTCGTCGCTTCTCTCCGTCGATCCGCTGCAGTACCCCGACGAGACCCCGCTGATGGACAAGCCCGCGGGAATGCCGACCGCGGAACAGATCGCCACCGCCAAGACGCAGGGCTACGTCGCCCCCGCTGCGCGGTCGCGCAGCTTCGACGCCTACGGCGACGAGCCCAGCGGCTTCGACATCGGGGCACTCGTCCCCTGGATCATCGGCGCGGTCGTCGGGTTCGTGGTCCTCGCGATCGTCATCACCATCGTCATCATCACCATCAGCCGACGCCGCAAGGCAGAGGGAGGAAAGTCGTCATGA
- a CDS encoding RDD family protein yields MTQTPPFGAPATVGVRVGAFSVDAALVVIAAGVASLLGSPVLGAAVAAEALLGLWILQARRGSTPGALLFGVRTSRIEAPLVPGAGRAFVRGLLVVLGGLVLVAGAWVVVASAAFDRSGRRRSWADRAAGTVLLAVPRGEKAPDADDPRALSEPTVHARPASPREPLRVDAGVAALPSAPEWDSPLIAIEAPTSAGARPAPVAPAATVDADGDGDAAPTPRTGVTGAELLVVFDTGQRAQFALPAAVNFGRAPVADQTGDVLIAVDDPDRLISKTHLRLEHDGEVAWVIDAGSTNGSELIDDDGAVHPLPPGARTLLEDGTRVRLGERVFTLSRLIGGPA; encoded by the coding sequence ATGACGCAGACGCCGCCGTTCGGCGCGCCCGCGACGGTGGGGGTGCGCGTGGGCGCCTTCAGCGTCGACGCCGCCCTCGTGGTCATCGCCGCGGGCGTGGCATCGCTTCTCGGCTCTCCCGTCCTCGGTGCCGCGGTCGCGGCCGAGGCGTTGTTGGGGCTGTGGATCCTGCAGGCGCGTCGGGGGTCGACCCCCGGTGCCCTGCTGTTCGGTGTGCGCACGTCGCGGATCGAGGCGCCGCTCGTCCCCGGCGCCGGGCGCGCCTTCGTCCGCGGCCTGCTCGTCGTGCTCGGCGGGCTGGTGCTCGTGGCGGGGGCGTGGGTCGTCGTGGCCTCGGCCGCCTTCGACCGCTCGGGTCGGCGACGCTCGTGGGCGGATCGCGCGGCGGGAACGGTCCTTCTGGCCGTCCCGCGGGGCGAGAAGGCCCCGGATGCCGACGACCCCCGCGCTCTGTCGGAGCCCACGGTCCATGCGCGACCGGCGTCACCGCGCGAACCCCTCCGCGTCGACGCCGGCGTGGCGGCGCTTCCGTCCGCCCCCGAGTGGGATTCCCCGCTCATCGCGATCGAGGCGCCCACGTCGGCGGGCGCACGCCCGGCCCCCGTGGCTCCGGCCGCGACCGTCGACGCCGACGGTGACGGCGACGCCGCGCCGACTCCGCGCACCGGTGTGACGGGCGCCGAGCTGCTGGTCGTCTTCGACACCGGCCAGCGCGCGCAGTTCGCACTCCCCGCCGCGGTCAACTTCGGGCGCGCACCGGTCGCCGATCAGACCGGCGACGTGCTCATCGCGGTCGACGACCCCGACCGCCTCATCTCCAAGACGCACCTGCGCCTCGAACACGACGGCGAGGTGGCGTGGGTCATCGACGCCGGATCGACGAACGGCTCCGAGCTCATCGACGACGACGGCGCCGTCCATCCCCTCCCTCCCGGTGCGCGCACCCTGCTCGAGGACGGCACCCGCGTGCGCCTCGGCGAACGCGTCTTCACCCTCAGTCGCCTGATCGGAGGTCCCGCGTGA
- a CDS encoding WXG100 family type VII secretion target: MSDLRVTPESLHAAAGRLRAESGRIDAALSGLDAEVSRLRGEWEGTAQVAYNNAQQQWSATLEQMRDALHRISTATDNIADDYVTADRASAARFG, from the coding sequence ATGAGTGATCTCCGCGTCACACCCGAATCCCTGCACGCTGCGGCCGGCCGCTTGCGCGCCGAGAGTGGCCGCATCGACGCCGCTCTGAGCGGCCTCGATGCCGAGGTGTCCCGACTGCGCGGCGAATGGGAGGGCACCGCCCAGGTCGCCTACAACAACGCGCAGCAGCAGTGGAGCGCCACCCTCGAGCAGATGAGGGACGCCCTGCACCGCATCTCGACCGCCACCGACAACATCGCCGACGACTACGTCACGGCCGACCGCGCGTCCGCGGCGCGCTTCGGCTGA